From the Gallaecimonas xiamenensis 3-C-1 genome, the window CGGCGTCAACACCGGCTTACTGCATGTCTTTATCCAGCACAGCTCCGCCAGCCTGACCCTCAACGAAAATGCCGACCCGACGGTGCGCGGCGACATGGAGCGGCATTTCAATAGGGCGGTGCCCCAGGGCGCCCCCTATTACCAGCACCACTACGAAGGGGACGACGACATGCCGGCCCATATCAAGGCGTCCCTGCTGGGGGCCAGCCTCAGCATACCGGTTGGTAATGGCCGGCTGCTGCTGGGCACCTGGCAGGGGATCTGGCTGGGGGAACACCGCGACCAGGGCGGCAGCCGCCACCTGATTTTGACCTTACAGGGGGAGTGATGGATTTTTCCGGCCTGAACAAGAAGACCGCCAAGTCGTTCAACGACCAGAAGGCATTGATTAAAAAGGTGATGTCAGGGCGCCCCATGGCCTGCCCCCAATGCGGCAAGCCATTGGTACTGCACCCCCCAGGCAGCGCCCAACCCGGCATACGCTGCGCCAAGGGTTGCACCGATATCGCCCTGGAATTCGATTAACGGCTGCGGCTGACCAGGGCCACGCCCCCAAGCACCAAGGCGCCGCACAGTACCAGGCTCAAACTCAAGGGCTCGTCCAGCAGTACCACGGCCCCCAGGGCCGCTATCACCGGCACCGTCAGCTGCACTGTGGCAGCAGTGGCGGTGCTGAGCTGTTCCCTAGCCCTATACCAAACCGCATAACCCAGGCCCGAGGCCAAGGCCCCGGACAGCACAGCATAAACGCTGGCCCCCCAGTCCCAGCGCAGCCAGGGCAAGGCCAGCAGGCTCAGGGCCAGGCCAAGCAAGGCGGCCCGGCGAAAATTACCGCCGGTGGCGGCCAGAGGATCGCCCTTGCCTTTACCCAGCAGGGAATAAGCCCCCCAGCCAGCCCCGGCCAGTAGCATCAGCAAGGCCCCTTGCCAGGGCGGGCGCTGGGCACCGGGCAACAGCAAGGCGCCCAGGCCAAACACCGCCAGCCCCAGGCCCAGCCATTGCCACCAGGCCAGCCGCTCTCCCCGCCACAGGGCACAGCCGAGCATGGTCAGCTGCACCGCCCCAAACAGCAGCAGGGCGCCGGTGGCGGTATTGAGCTGCACATAGGCAAAGGAAAAACCGGCGGCGTAGACAAAGAGCGCCAGGGCCGAAGGCCAGTCACCACTGCCGCGAGGGGCCTTGCCCTTCAGACCCAGCAGCAGCGCCAGCATTAGGGCGCCGGACACTAGCCGCACCGTGGTAAAACTGGCCGCGTCCAGGGCGCCGCCCTTGAGGGCCTGGCGGCACAGTAGGGAATTGCCGGCGAAGGCCAGCATGGCCAGGGCCGTCCAGCCCCAGGCTCCCAGGGCCACCCGGCTCATGCTCCCCCCAGCAGCTGATGGCCCCAAAGCCCCAGCCAGTAGCCGGCCACGGCCCCCAGGGGCGGACCCCAGTGGTTACGTAGCTTGGCCTGCGGGGCTATGTCGCCAAAGGTCAGGTAGAGAATGCCGCCACCGGCAAAGAGCATGATGCCTCCCAAGATACCGCCCGCCCCGGACAGGAAAGTATGGCCAAGCCAGGCAGACAGGGGCCCCAGCAGCACGAAGAGGGCAAAGAGGGCCAGGATACGGCGGCTACGCAAGGTGCCCAGCTGGCGCAGTTCACGAAAGGCATTGAAGCCTTCCGGCAGGTTTTGCAGGGCGATCAGCAAGGCCAGTAACAGCCCCACCTCGGTGTTCTCGGTTAGCATGGCCCCCAGGGCCATGGCCTCTGGCACAAAGTCCATCAGCATCGCCACCAGTTGGGCCATGGACCCACCCCGGCGCGCCAGCCAGGCGTCCAGCCCCATAAAGGCCAGGCCGCCCAGGGCAAAACAGGCGCTGCCCCAGCCAAAGCCCAGGGCCGCCATGCCCTGGGGCACCAGCACCAGGGTCACCGCCGAGATCAAGACGCCGCCGCCGAAGGCCACCACGCTGTGGCGCAGCTCTTCGTCCAGCCAGCGGGGCAAGAAACGCTCAAAGGTGGCCAGCCAGCCGCCAATCAGGATGGGCAGGCCGGCCAGGGTCGCCAGCAGCAGGGCATCGGTCATCAGATCCAGTCCCGATTCTTGTTATGGGTCAGTCAGTTGACTCA encodes:
- a CDS encoding DMT family transporter; this translates as MSRVALGAWGWTALAMLAFAGNSLLCRQALKGGALDAASFTTVRLVSGALMLALLLGLKGKAPRGSGDWPSALALFVYAAGFSFAYVQLNTATGALLLFGAVQLTMLGCALWRGERLAWWQWLGLGLAVFGLGALLLPGAQRPPWQGALLMLLAGAGWGAYSLLGKGKGDPLAATGGNFRRAALLGLALSLLALPWLRWDWGASVYAVLSGALASGLGYAVWYRAREQLSTATAATVQLTVPVIAALGAVVLLDEPLSLSLVLCGALVLGGVALVSRSR
- a CDS encoding ZIP family metal transporter, translated to MTDALLLATLAGLPILIGGWLATFERFLPRWLDEELRHSVVAFGGGVLISAVTLVLVPQGMAALGFGWGSACFALGGLAFMGLDAWLARRGGSMAQLVAMLMDFVPEAMALGAMLTENTEVGLLLALLIALQNLPEGFNAFRELRQLGTLRSRRILALFALFVLLGPLSAWLGHTFLSGAGGILGGIMLFAGGGILYLTFGDIAPQAKLRNHWGPPLGAVAGYWLGLWGHQLLGGA
- a CDS encoding secondary thiamine-phosphate synthase enzyme YjbQ, which gives rise to MWQQSRLTLAPRPRGFHLITDEVLAALPALGGVNTGLLHVFIQHSSASLTLNENADPTVRGDMERHFNRAVPQGAPYYQHHYEGDDDMPAHIKASLLGASLSIPVGNGRLLLGTWQGIWLGEHRDQGGSRHLILTLQGE